From the genome of Spinacia oleracea cultivar Varoflay chromosome 2, BTI_SOV_V1, whole genome shotgun sequence, one region includes:
- the LOC110794232 gene encoding ribonuclease J — MILNKWKPEEVKKLIMLHGDLHERFQVVRRCMALWEEISSSLVADGFNRTPGQCKSLWASLVQKYENLSDLESQQQRILKVSKMEINYMFPGTENA; from the exons ATGATACTGAATAAATGGAAGCCTGAAGAGGTTAAGAAGTTGATTATGCTTCATGGAGATTTGCATGAGAGATTCCAGGTTGTAAGAAGATGTATGGCACTCTGGGAAGAGATATCATCAAGCCTTGTAGCTGATGGCTTCAATCGGACACCTGGACAATGCAAATCCTTGTGGGCTTCTCTGGTCCAAAAATACGAG AACTTATCGGACTTGGAAAGCCAACAACAAAGGATCTTGAAAGTCTCTAAGATGGAAATAAATTACA TGTTCCCGGGAACTGAAAATGCTTGA